Proteins co-encoded in one Setaria viridis chromosome 9, Setaria_viridis_v4.0, whole genome shotgun sequence genomic window:
- the LOC117835021 gene encoding uncharacterized protein — protein sequence MLQRVSQLARRRLLSLPSAAAAARRAAPVSAEAVSGGGSIPLPRGCGAGVAASGWSGGFPGLRLARSLCTYDERDDRALEEEAEKKFGWILKIFFLGTAGLVGYQFFPYMGDNLLQQSISLLRVKDPLFKRMGASRLGRFAVDDQRRMKVVEMGGAQELLNVLEGAKDDKTRKEALKTLVGLSKSEEAAGFLDRAGAYAIVSSTPNSPEYAEIETYKASLLKAFDQLKS from the exons ATGCTGCAGCGGGTCTCGcagctcgcgcgccgccgcctcctgtcgctgccgtccgccgccgcggccgctcgCCGGGCTGCGCCGGTGTCCGCGGAGGCTGTTTCCGGCGGAGGATCAATCCCACTGCCCCGCGGCTGTGGCGCCGGG GTGGCGGCGAGCGGGTGGAGTGGTGGCTTCCCGGGGCTCCGGTTGGCTCGGAGTCTCTGCACCTACGACGAGAGAG ATGACAGGGCGCTTGAGGAGGAAGCTGAGAAGAAATTTGGATGGATATTGAAGATATTCTTTCTAGGAACTGCTGGCCTAGTTGGCTACCAATTCTTTCCATATATGG GGGATAACCTACTTCAGCAATCTATTTCTCTTTTGCGTGTCAAGGATCCCTTGTTCAAACGGATGGGAGCTTCCCGGTTAGGTCGTTTTGCAGTGGATG ACCAAAGAAGAATGAAGGTGGTTGAGATGGGGGGAGCTCAGGAACTTCTTAATGTATTGGAAGGTGCTAAAGATGATAAAACACGTAAAGAAGCTCTAAAAACTCTTGTTGGACTTTCAAAATCTG AAGAAGCAGCAGGATTTTTGGACAGGGCAGGTGCCTATGCAATAGTCAGTTCCACTCCCAACTCCCCAGAATATGCTGAGATCGAGACTTACAAGGCTAGTCTTCTGAAGGCGTTTGATCAGCTGAAGTCATGA
- the LOC117835896 gene encoding uncharacterized protein, producing the protein MEIESVKCECCGLREDCTLDYIASVRASFHGQWLCGLCCEAVRDEACRKKAQPGVEEAVRAHMAFCKMFKSNPAVRVADGMRQMLRRRSGDMSKPESAKKYSTSQVGDESSVTLY; encoded by the coding sequence ATGGAGATAGAGTCGGTCAAGTGTGAGTGCTGCGGCCTGAGGGAGGACTGCACCCTGGACTACATTGCCAGCGTGAGAGCAAGCTTCCACGGCCAATGGCTGTGTGGGCTGTGCTGTGAGGCAGTCAGGGATGAGGCGTGCAGGAAGAAGGCTCAGCCGGGCGTGGAGGAGGCTGTGAGGGCTCACATGGCGTTCTGCAAGATGTTCAAGTCGAATCCCGCTGTCCGGGTGGCCGACGGCATGCGGCAGATGCTCCGGAGGCGGTCCGGTGACATGTCGAAGCCGGAATCAGCAAAGAAGTACAGCACCTCGCAGGTTGGAGATGAATCATCGGTGACACTCTACTGA
- the LOC117840272 gene encoding ARF guanine-nucleotide exchange factor GNOM translates to MGRPRTLGAGGIDPIAEEPHHARGSGAADGGPDQAALACAISAEASAVLAVMRRGLRHPRATAADAAAAEHPLVASLRALRRLAFSPAAASPPSALPAAALRPFLDAVRSEDAGAAVTSASLAALHEVMSLTGPALPGAALREVVDAVASCRFEAGAEPAAEEAVLMRMLQALLACLRAPAAAALGDQHVCTAVNTCFRVVHQAAAKGELLQRFSRHAMHELIRCVFARLPQIGSADGVDAAVKPEMGGMDVNHPFGIRQMENGNGSYMSETSTSDENSADGSGLVVEPYGVPCMVEIFHFLCSLLNVVEQIGLDEDLPLFALKLINSAIELGGSSIQKHPKLLSLVQDELFRNLMQFGLSMNPLILSIVCSIALNLYHHLRTELKLQLEAFFACIIIRLAQPRFGATYHQQEVAMEALVDFCRQKNFMVEMYANLDCDITCRNVFEELANLLSKSAFPINCPLSSMHILALEGLIAVIQGMADRIGNATSRPELMPVELDEYTPFWTVKCENFSDPRHWVKFVRQRKYVKRRLMIGADHFNRDPKKGLEFLQGTHLLPEKLDPQSVACFFRYTAGLDKNLVGDFLGNHDEFCVQVLHEFAQTFDFQEMNLDTALRLFLETFRLPGESQKIQRVLEAFSDRYYEQSPQAFANKDTALLLSYSIIMLNTDQHNMQVKKKMTEEDFIKNNRNINGGSDLPREMLSELYHSICLNEIKTTPEQGMGYFEMSPSRWIDLMRKSKSTSPYIVGDSQPFLDHDMFAVMSGPTIAAIAVVFDHSEHEDVLLTCVDGFLGVAKISAFHHLEDVLDDLVVSLCKFTTLLNTSLVEEPVTAFGDDLKARLATETLFTIANRYGDYIRTGWRNVLDCILRLHKLGLLPARVASDAADDSELSPEAVQGKAAPSAVPPSHIPVMGTPWKSSGLMGRFSQLLSLDSEEPRSQPTEQQLAAHQRTLQTIQKCRIDSIFTESKFLQPDSLLQLARALIWAAGRPQKVASSPDDEDTAVFCLELLIAITLNNRDRIVLLWQGVYEHIANIVQSTVMPCALVEKAIFGLLRICQRLLPYKENLADELLRSLQLVLKLDARVGDAYSENITQEVARLVKANAAHIKSPMGWRTVLMLLSMTARHPDASEVGFEAIMFIMTEGAHLSLANYGFCIDASRQFAESRVGLADRSIRALDLMSDSVRSLALWSQEIKGAGEEGEKRLEAIREMWLKLLQSLKKLSLDQREEVRNHALALLQRCLTATEEICLQSATWSHAFDLVIFALLDDLLEISQNHSQKDYRNMEGSLVLAMKLVAKVYLQLLPDLFGLSSFCKLWLGVLSRMEKYIKIKVRGKRSDKLQEVIPDLLKNILLVMKNKGILAKRSTIGGDSLWELTWLHANNISTSLLPEVFPSQEYEQQSSAGSPRGPNSVEA, encoded by the exons ATGGGCCGCCCCAGGAcactcggcgccggcggcatcgACCCCATCGCCGAGGAGCCCCACCACGCGCGCGGCTCCGGGGCCGCCGATGGCGGGCCCGACCAGGCGGCGCTCGCCTGCGCGATCTCCGCCGAGGCCAGCGCCGTGCTCGCCGTCATGCGCCGGGGCCTCCGCCACCcgcgcgccaccgcggccgacgccgccgccgccgagcacccGCTCGTCGCCTCCCTCcgcgcgctccgccgcctcgccttctCCCCCGCTGCCGCGTCCCCGCCCTccgcgctccccgccgccgcgctgcggcCCTTCCTCGACGCCGTCCGCTccgaggacgccggcgccgccgtcacttccgcctcgctcgccgcgctccacgAGGTCATGTCCCTCACGGGGCCCGCGCTCCCGGGCGCCGCTCTAAGGGaggtcgtcgacgccgtcgcCAGCTGCCGCTTCGAGGCCGGGGCCGAGCCGGCCGCGGAAGAGGCCGTGCTCATGAGGATGCTGCAGGCGCTCCTCGCCTGCctccgcgcgcccgccgccgccgcgctcggggACCAGCACGTCTGCACCGCCGTCAACACCTGCTTCCGCGTCGTCCACCAGGCCGCCGCCAAGGGCGAGCTCCTGCAGCGGTTCTCGCGCCACGCGATGCACGAGCTCATCCGCTGCGTCTTCGCGCGCCTCCCGCAGATAGGCAGTGCTGATGGAGTTGACGCTGCTGTAAAACCAGAG ATGGGTGGCATGGATGTGAATCATCCTTTTGGTATTAGACAAATGGAAAATGGTAACGGAAGCTACATGTCTGAGACAAGTACCTCTGATGAGAATTCTGCGGATGGCAGTGGTCTTGTTGTGGAGCCTTATGGTGTCCCTTGCATGGTGGAGATCTTCCATTTCCTGTGCTCTCTCCTCAATGTTGTTGAACAGATTGGCTTAGATGAAGATCTTCCTTTGTTTGCTCTTAAGTTGATCAATTCAGCAATCGAGCTTGGTGGGTCTTCAATTCAGAAACATCCAAAGCTGTTGTCCTTAGTGCAAGATGAGCTTTTCAGAAACTTAATGCAGTTCGGGTTGTCGATGAATCCACTCATCCTTTCAATAGTATGCAGTATTGCATTGAATCTTTATCATCACCTCCGGACTGAGCTCAAGCTACAGCTTGAGGCCTTCTTTGCTTGTATAATTATAAGGCTTGCACAACCCCGTTTTGGAGCAACATATCATCAGCAGGAGGTTGCAATGGAAGCTCTTGTAGACTTCTGTCGGCAGAAAAATTTTATGGTGGAGATGTATGCCAATCTTGACTGTGATATAACCTGTAGGAATGTTTTTGAGGAGCTTGCAAATCTTCTATCGAAGAGTGCTTTTCCTATCAACTGTCCCTTGTCTTCCATGCACATACTTGCTCTAGAAGGTTTGATTGCTGTGATTCAGGGGATGGCTGATCGTATCGGGAATGCAACCTCACGCCCTGAGCTCATGCCTGTGGAGCTCGATGAATACACTCCTTTCTGGACTGTTAAGTGTGAGAACTTCTCTGATCCTCGGCATTGGGTGAAGTTTGTCCGTCAAAGGAAGTATGTCAAAAGGAGGCTAATGATTGGCGCTGATCACTTCAACAGGGACCCAAAGAAAGGTCTGGAGTTTCTTCAAGGCACTCATCTGTTGCCCGAGAAGCTTGATCCCCAGAGTGTGGCTTGTTTTTTCCGCTACACAGCTGGTTTGGATAAGAACCTTGTAGGAGATTTCCTAGGCAATCATGATGAGTTTTGTGTTCAGGTGCTTCATGAGTTTGCTCAGACCTTTGATTTCCAGGAGATGAACCTGGATACAGCTCTACGTCTATTTTTGGAGACTTTCCGGCTTCCTGGTGAATCTCAGAAGATACAGAGGGTTCTTGAGGCCTTCTCAGATAGATACTATGAGCAGTCTCCTCAGGCTTTCGCAAACAAGGACACTGCTCTACTGCTATCCTATTCGATTATAATGCTGAACACTGATCAGCATAATATgcaagtgaagaagaagatgactgAGGAGGACTTCATCAAGAACAACAGGAACATAAATGGGGGCAGCGACCTCCCACGTGAGATGTTGTCTGAGCTATACCATTCAATCTGCCTAAATGAGATTAAGACCACGCCTGAGCAGGGTATGGGATATTTTGAAATGTCTCCCAGTCGTTGGATAGATCTAATGCGGAAGTCAAAGTCTACATCCCCATATATTGTTGGTGACTCTCAGCCTTTCCTTGACCATGATATGTTTGCTGTTATGTCTGGCCCTACCATTGCTGCCATTGCAGTGGTATTTGATCATTCGGAGCATGAAGACGTTCTATTGACCTGTGTGGATGGCTTCTTAGGTGTTGCGAAGATCTCTGCATTTCATCATCTTGAGGATGTTTTGGATGATCTTGTTGTTTCTTTGTGCAAATTCACCACACTATTAAATACCTCTTTGGTTGAGGAACCAGTTACTGCATTTGGAGATGACCTGAAAGCTAGGTTAGCTACTGAGACATTATTTACTATAGCTAACAGATATGGTGATTACATACGTACTGGCTGGAGGAATGTATTGGATTGCATCCTGAGGCTGCATAAGCTAGGGCTTCTCCCTGCTCGTGTTGCTAGTGATGCAGCTGATGATTCTGAACTTTCTCCTGAAGCTGTCCAAGGAAAGGCTGCTCCTAGTGCCGTTCCTCCATCTCATATTCCAGTGATGGGTACGCCTTGGAAATCTTCTGGGCTTATGGGAAGATTTAGCCAGCTGCTCTCTCTTGACAGTGAAGAACCAAGATCACAACCGACTGAACAGCAACTTGCTGCTCACCAGAGAACTCTTCAGACAATTCAGAAATGCCGCATTGATAGTATATTTACAGAGAGCAAATTCTTGCAGCCTGATTCATTATTGCAACTTGCCAGGGCTCTGATCTGGGCTGCAGGCCGACCCCAAAAGGTTGCCAGTTCGCCAGATGATGAGGATACAGCAGTTTTCTGCTTGGAACTGCTGATTGCCATAACACTTAATAATCGAGACCGAATTGTGCTCCTCTGGCAAGGTGTATATGAGCATATCGCCAACATAGTTCAGTCCACAGTCATGCCATGTGCTCTGGTGGAGAAAGCTATTTTTGGACTCCTGAGAATATGCCAGAGGTTACTACCATACAAGGAGAACCTTGCTGATGAATTACTGAGGTCACTCCAGTTAGTTCTGAAGCTCGACGCACGTGTGGGAGATGCATACAGCGAGAACATCACACAGGAGGTTGCGCGCCTTGTCAAAGCAAATGCAGCGCATATAAAGTCACCGATGGGCTGGAGAACAGTATTAATGCTGCTCTCCATGACAGCTCGCCATCCTGATGCTTCAGAAGTAGGTTTTGAGGCTATCATGTTTATCATGACAGAGGGGGCTCACCTTTCACTAGCAAATTATGGCTTCTGCATCGACGCATCCAGGCAGTTTGCTGAGTCCAGGGTTGGTTTAGCTGATAGGTCTATCCGTGCCCTGGATTTGATGTCTGACTCTGTCAGAAGCCTTGCATTGTGGTCCCAAGAGATAAAAGGAGCAGGTGAAGAAGGTGAGAAAAGGCTGGAGGCGATCAGGGAGATGTGGCTCAAATTGCTGCAGTCACTGAAAAAATTAAGCCTAGATCAGAGAGAGGAGGTGCGAAATCATGCACTAGCTTTGCTCCAACGATGTTTAACAGCAACAGAAGAAATCTGCCTCCAGTCCGCAACATGGTCTCATGCCTTTGATCTTGTCATATTTGCCTTGCTCGATGATTTGCTGGAGATCAGCCAGAATCACTCCCAGAAGGACTACAGGAACATGGAGGGTTCCCTTGTGCTTGCCATGAAACTAGTCGCAAAAGTATATCTTCAACTGTTGCCGGACCTTTTCGGCCTTAGCAGTTTCTGCAAACTGTGGCTGGGAGTCCTGAGCCGGATGGAGAAGTACATCAAGATCAAGGTCCGAGGCAAGCGGAGCGACAAGCTGCAAGAAGTGATCCCTGACCTGCTCAAGAACATCCTACTCGTGATGAAGAACAAGGGGATCCTTGCGAAGAGGAGCACGATTGGGGGTGACAGCTTGTGGGAGCTGACGTGGCTTCACGCGAACAACATCTCCACGAGCCTGCTGCCCGAGGTTTTCCCAAGTCAGGAGTACGAGCAGCAGAGCAGTGCCGGTAGCCCGAGAGGGCCCAACTCTGTAGAGGCGTAG
- the LOC117840273 gene encoding uncharacterized protein, whose amino-acid sequence MATNGSSPRVRDTESSLEKVKRQLSSGSGRYLLQGPLLKRSETLRKWNERWVILDPTSGKMEYKLRRNETAIKGAILFDASSTITLSPVNFQGMPKYDGCCFYIGTPQKKDYFLCAETPSAAKAWVSTLNATQLVLRAHKEAVNSLAGNGSPATLGTVATAVANANATAMEATKEIEAAMKVSMRAALGLGTNNSNEGQLDDLTIMKETLRVKDEELQHLAKDIRSRDATIKEIADKLTETAEAAEAAASAAHTMDEQRRLLCVEIERLKQALERQIEQSMLKLRQSEEKVISLSKEKDQLMKERDAAFQEAYMWRTELGKAREQAVIQEATIARAEEKARVSEADAAARIKEAAEKLHAVEKEKEELLALVGVLQSQVQREQSSTKQVCEERSESCSGADNSPPLTKHVDASDDNVDKACVSDSRSVLLSSDSTEVQLAVDGVDIRPIGDAEWGTFQQSEALIADVREVSPEAEGGSLDIPVVNPPPVSDHIQGGTTHP is encoded by the exons CTGCGGAAATGGAATGAACGATGGGTCATATTGGACCCCACATCTGGAAAGATGGAATACAA ACTCCGGAGGAATGAAACTGCCATTAAGGGGGCTATTCTGTTTGACGCCTCAAGCACCATTACTTTATCTCCTGTGAACTTTCA aGGGATGCCAAAGTATGATGGTTGCTGCTTCT ACATCGGAACTCCTCAAAAGAAGGATTACTTTCTTTGCGCTGAAACTCCTAGTGCTGCGAAAGCTTGGGTATCTACATTAAA TGCAACTCAGTTAGTACTACGAGCTCATAAAGAGGCAGTAAATTCTTTGGCTGGGAATGGCTCTCCAGCTACATTAGGCACTGTTGCTACTGCAGTTGCTAATGCTAATGCAACAGCCATGGAGGCTACCAAGGAGATAGAAGCAGCAATGAAGGTTTCGATGAGGGCAGCTCTTGGGTTGGGTACAAATAACTCCAATGAGGGTCAACTAGATGACCTAACAATCATGAAG GAGACTCTCCGAGTGAAAGATGAGGAATTGCAGCATTTGGCTAAGGATATCCGTTCTCGTGATGCTACGATAAAGGAAATAGCAGACAAATTGACAGAAACTGCAGAGGCTGCGGAAGCTGCTGCTTCGGCAGCACATACAATGGATGAACAGAGACGACTTCTATGTGTGGAGATTGAGCGCCTAAAACAAGCCTTGGAAAGGCAAATAGAACAATCAATGCTTAAG CTAAGACAATCCGAAGAGAAGGTTATTAGCCTGAGCAAAGAGAAGGACCAGTTGATGAAGGAAAGAGATGCTGCATTTCAAGAGGCTTATATGTGGCGCACCGAACTAGGAAAAGCTAGAGAGCAAGCAGTGATTCAGGAAGCAACTATTGCCCGAGCGGAGGAGAAGGCAAGGGTTTCTGAAGCAGATGCTGCAGCTCGGATAAAGGAGGCTGCTGAAAAACTGCATGCTgttgagaaagaaaaggaagagctTCTAGCTCTGGTTGGTGTTCTCCAATCACAAGTCCAGAG AGAACAGAGCAGCACAAAGCAAGTATGTGAAGAGAGGTCTGAATCATGCTCCGGTGCCGACAATTCCCCTCCTTTAACAAAGCACGTTGATGCATCAGACGACAATGTGGACAAAGCCTGTGTAAGCGACTCTAGATCAGTCCTGCTTTCCAGCGACAGCACTGAGGTCCAACTGGCCGTGGATGGGGTAGACATCCGTCCTATTGGCGATGCAGAGTGGGGCACCTTCCAGCAGTCGGAGGCGCTGATCGCTGATGTGCGGGAGGTCTCCCCAGAGGCCGAAGGTGGCAGCTTGGATATTCCTGTGGTCAACCCCCCACCGGTCAGCGATCATATCCAGGGAGGCACAACTCATCCCTGA